The DNA segment CCGTGTGGAGATCTTGACTTATTGTTGCTAACCCCAAGGTCTTACCGCTGATCGTATCCATCATCCTGCCACATCGGGATTACTACCCTGTGATCTACGGTTAATTGGTTCACTTGCCGCAACTAAAGTAATCAAACAATTAGAACTTCAGATCGTACAAGCCCTAAAACCAGGCAAGTGCATGACCTACTTAAGGATCAGCCGTACCCACGACAACTGATGCCCCTGTAACGATGGTAGGCAGCAACGATTACCTGCTTGAACACTCCTCAGGGAGTCTTTATTTGAAACCTAACGGCTTTCTGAATCCTGAATTAGCTCCTAAAGCCTTATTAGGTGCCGTTGTCATGCCAGCGGTGGATCTTGGGCTGCCTATCTCAAGAACATTATTAAGGGCTATAGAATGGTGCTTCAGGTGATAGGATGGTATCCTGCCCTTCCGCTGTGCTAGTTAGCATCTCATACGGCAATAGTGCTCTGAATTAAGTACCTGACCATGTAAGGGTTGTTTGCCAGCACCGGCGCTAAGCTACTGGAAGATGACCGCTGGATGGATTCCAATTCTGTTGGACAGGTTCATTGCTAGGAGCTAAAAGAAAAAGGGACCACAAAGGTCTCGAGCTTCATTTATAATTCTTTACATAATTCTTGTCATCATGAAGCAATCTCAAATTAGTGACACATGGCTCCAAGGTGTTGCAGCCCGTAAAATCCATATGGAGCAACTCAAGAGCGTTGAACTTTTCAATGGTCGTGCCGCTATGATCGGCATTCTAATTGGCATAATTATCGAAGGATTAACTGGTGCTGGCATTGCTCACCAAATTGGTCTTGGAGCTCTGATCGATGGCTATACCTCATGCCACACCCAGTATTTGCCATTCTGTTTTTGAATTAGCCATACCTTCAGATTCTAATTAGATGCTAATCGAGAGGTTAGAACAAGTAACAGCTGTTGTGGTAACTGCCGGCTTAGTTGCCGGCAACCTTCTCCTATTTACACCCTTTAGAAAAGGTTATGACTCTCAGGAATACCACAATCAACCGATTCATTCCCGATCCGTCGAACCATCGCAGACTACTACTACACCTTCACAATAAAAAGAAAAGTATGCAAATCAAAGATATATCCGACGAATAGTCCTATTAATCCCTAGATCGCTACTGTATAGTACACGGTATAACATAGTACTGTACCTGGTAAACTTTACTCAGTTGCTTTGCTCATTCGTTTATGTATCTAGCGGTGGTTGTCAAGGTTTTAATTAATAGTCTGCACTAGCTGACTAAAGCAACTTATAAAGAGCTAAGCTGGTACTTAATAACCAATTATCAAGATTTTGTAAATAATTTCGATTATAACAAGAATATTTGACCTTTTAGTTAGACTTTGGATGTAATCGCTAAATGAACTAGGATTACACATATTGCAACCAAACCAAATTTCTAGTGCATTAATAAATGCTGAAGACTATAAATAAATTTAATGAAATTTTAAACTATATCTACCAACTCAACGTCATTGATCAGCACTAATACTGTGACAAAGAAGCCGTCTCCCTCAAATAGAGGAGACGGCCCAATTGCCTGATTTGTCTATGTCGCCGATTAGTCTGTTTAATGCAGCCAAACCTGTGAAGCCCGAGGCTATTCGAGCAAAAGCTGGCTATAGAAAACGAAAGAAGTGACCGACCGACGGCAGACCTTGGGGTCAGGTGTGAAACCTTCCTCTCCCACAAGGGCACCTGCAGCGACGTAGGGGAGAAGCGATTGGATTGACGCGCACTTAATGTCGCACCAAACGCGAGCTCACGGTTGAACTGAAAGCTGGAGCAGGGGCCGAACAGCTCAGGCTACTTCTAATAATTGCTCAGGTGGAGTTTCGGCTATCACAAGCACCTCCTATCTCTATAGGCTTTATTCTCGTCGACCAGGGCATATTAAGCAATCAGCTCTTTTACTCATTTAGCATTTCATTGCTAAAAATTAATTGATTTACCCACCTT comes from the Synechococcus sp. M16CYN genome and includes:
- a CDS encoding high light inducible protein is translated as MKQSQISDTWLQGVAARKIHMEQLKSVELFNGRAAMIGILIGIIIEGLTGAGIAHQIGLGALIDGYTSCHTQYLPFCF